One window of Oscillibacter hominis genomic DNA carries:
- a CDS encoding TrkA C-terminal domain-containing protein encodes MAEKVVPAQYLQIAYDLASRIASGEFQEGSKIYGRSVMASEYSVSPETIRRALKQLADMRVVDVRPQSGVNVLSADNARRYLEQYGEHSDTFALYAQLKDLIGEYTELNHRLIDVTTALLSNSATYSAAANRPFPNYEIRIPKDSALIGKSIGSIRFWQATGGTIVAIRRGQHVILSPGPFAELYAGDVILMVGSEDAVSAAEEFVNRKIVKESVI; translated from the coding sequence ATGGCGGAGAAAGTAGTACCTGCACAATATCTGCAAATTGCCTACGATCTGGCGTCCCGGATTGCCAGCGGTGAGTTTCAGGAGGGCAGCAAAATCTACGGCCGGTCCGTGATGGCGTCGGAGTATTCCGTCTCGCCGGAGACCATTCGCCGGGCGCTGAAGCAGTTAGCGGATATGCGGGTGGTGGACGTCAGGCCCCAGAGCGGGGTCAACGTGCTTTCAGCGGACAATGCCAGGCGGTATCTGGAGCAGTACGGCGAACACTCCGACACCTTTGCCCTGTACGCGCAGCTCAAGGATCTGATCGGCGAGTACACGGAGCTCAATCACCGGCTGATCGACGTGACCACAGCGCTGCTGAGCAACAGCGCCACCTATTCCGCCGCTGCCAACCGCCCTTTTCCAAACTATGAAATCCGCATTCCCAAGGACTCTGCCCTGATTGGGAAAAGCATCGGCTCCATCCGCTTTTGGCAGGCCACCGGCGGCACCATCGTGGCCATCCGGCGTGGGCAGCATGTGATCCTCTCCCCCGGCCCCTTTGCCGAACTGTATGCGGGGGACGTCATTTTGATGGTGGGGAGCGAGGATGCAGTCAGCGCCGCCGAAGAATTCGTCAATCGTAAAATTGTAAAGGAGAGTGTGATATGA
- a CDS encoding chloride channel protein — MDACRAFFYRVKLYLTALGKWVALAVVTGFCCGILGALFHMGVELATEYRTGHPWLLWLLPAAGLAIVGLYKLTRTEGQGTNDIIDVVHLGKGLSIWLLPTIFFSTLLTHLCGGSAGREGAALQMGGDIGYHMGMMFQMDDRDIRTATLCGMSAFFSALFGTPLTATVFAIVVVSIGVLYHAAFIPCLVGSLTAYWVSLELGVEPTRFAVAAPELDAAMMARVAVLGALCALVSILFCNSIHYLQRALTKCLPNPWVRAAVGGCAVIVLTFLCGTGDYNGAGMEVIVRAVEGGAARPESFLLKILFTAVTLGAGFKGGEVVPSFFVGATFGCWMGPLLGIPAAFGAALGLVSVFCGAVNCPIASIFLSIELFGAGGMLYFALSCGISYMLSGYNGLYSSQTILYSKLKAQYINAKANEYHAGQIWEEEE, encoded by the coding sequence ATGGACGCGTGCAGGGCATTTTTTTACCGGGTGAAGCTGTATCTGACCGCCTTGGGCAAGTGGGTGGCCCTGGCGGTGGTGACGGGGTTTTGCTGCGGCATTCTTGGCGCGCTGTTCCACATGGGGGTGGAGCTGGCGACGGAGTACCGTACGGGACACCCCTGGCTTTTGTGGCTGCTGCCGGCGGCGGGCCTGGCCATTGTGGGGCTCTACAAGCTGACCCGCACGGAGGGCCAGGGCACCAATGATATCATCGATGTGGTCCACCTTGGGAAGGGGCTCTCCATCTGGCTGCTGCCCACCATCTTTTTCAGCACGCTGCTGACCCACCTCTGCGGCGGCAGCGCGGGCCGGGAGGGCGCGGCCCTTCAGATGGGCGGCGACATCGGCTACCACATGGGCATGATGTTCCAAATGGACGACCGGGACATCCGCACGGCCACGCTGTGCGGTATGTCGGCCTTTTTTTCCGCCCTCTTCGGGACTCCGCTCACCGCCACGGTGTTCGCCATCGTCGTGGTCAGCATCGGCGTGTTGTACCACGCCGCGTTCATTCCCTGCCTGGTGGGGTCGCTGACCGCCTATTGGGTCTCCCTTGAGCTGGGGGTGGAGCCCACCCGCTTTGCCGTGGCCGCGCCGGAGTTGGATGCGGCCATGATGGCCCGGGTGGCGGTCCTGGGCGCGCTGTGTGCCCTCGTGTCCATCCTTTTTTGCAACAGCATCCACTACCTCCAGCGCGCCCTGACGAAGTGTCTGCCCAATCCGTGGGTCCGGGCGGCCGTGGGCGGATGTGCCGTCATTGTGCTGACCTTTCTCTGTGGAACCGGGGACTACAACGGCGCAGGCATGGAGGTGATCGTCCGGGCCGTGGAGGGCGGCGCGGCACGGCCGGAGTCGTTCCTTTTGAAGATACTATTCACCGCCGTGACGCTGGGCGCGGGATTCAAGGGCGGAGAAGTGGTGCCCTCCTTTTTCGTGGGGGCCACATTCGGCTGCTGGATGGGGCCGCTGCTGGGGATTCCCGCCGCCTTCGGCGCGGCGCTGGGGCTGGTATCTGTGTTCTGCGGGGCGGTGAACTGCCCAATCGCCTCCATCTTTTTGAGCATTGAGCTGTTCGGCGCCGGGGGGATGCTCTATTTCGCCCTCTCCTGCGGCATCAGCTACATGCTCTCCGGCTACAACGGGCTGTACAGCAGCCAGACCATTCTCTATTCCAAGCTGAAGGCCCAGTACATCAATGCCAAGGCCAACGAATACCACGCGGGGCAGATCTGGGAAGAGGAGGAATAA
- a CDS encoding D-2-hydroxyacid dehydrogenase produces the protein MRILVTDGMDKTALAKLKENGHEVVEQFYEPDALGAALKEFDVAVVRSATKVRAKQIDEAKGGKLKVIIRGGVGVDNIDVDYAKENGIEVRNTPRASSNAVAELALAHMFSCARNVSVAGHTMREGKWEKKAYSKGMELTGKTLGVLGYGRIGQSIGAKAQAFGMNVLAYDIFKVDGLECDTMHYAEMDEVLANSDIITLHTPAIEGKPFINRETIAKMKDGVIFINTSRGTNVDEEALLEALNSGKVRAAGLDVFAEEAASNKELLNHPHVSCTPHIGAGTQEAQQRIGMEIVDIVESFAK, from the coding sequence ATGCGTATTCTGGTTACTGACGGTATGGACAAGACCGCCCTGGCCAAGCTGAAGGAAAACGGCCATGAGGTAGTGGAGCAGTTCTATGAGCCCGACGCCCTGGGCGCCGCGCTGAAAGAGTTCGACGTGGCTGTGGTTCGCAGCGCCACCAAGGTCCGCGCAAAGCAGATCGACGAGGCCAAGGGCGGCAAGCTGAAGGTCATCATCCGCGGCGGTGTGGGTGTGGACAACATCGATGTGGACTATGCCAAGGAAAACGGGATTGAGGTCCGCAATACTCCCCGCGCCTCCTCCAACGCTGTGGCAGAGCTGGCTCTGGCCCACATGTTCTCCTGCGCCCGCAACGTATCCGTGGCCGGCCACACCATGCGGGAAGGAAAGTGGGAGAAGAAGGCTTATTCCAAGGGCATGGAGCTCACCGGCAAGACTCTGGGCGTACTGGGCTACGGCCGCATCGGCCAGTCCATCGGCGCCAAGGCCCAGGCATTCGGCATGAACGTCCTGGCATACGATATCTTCAAGGTGGACGGCCTGGAGTGCGACACCATGCACTATGCCGAGATGGATGAGGTGCTGGCCAACTCCGACATCATCACCCTCCACACCCCTGCCATCGAGGGCAAGCCCTTCATCAACCGTGAGACCATCGCCAAGATGAAAGACGGCGTGATCTTCATCAACACCTCCCGCGGCACCAACGTGGACGAGGAGGCCCTGTTGGAAGCGCTGAACTCCGGCAAGGTCCGTGCCGCCGGCCTGGACGTGTTTGCCGAAGAGGCCGCCAGCAACAAAGAACTGCTCAATCATCCCCACGTCTCCTGCACCCCCCACATCGGCGCGGGCACCCAGGAGGCCCAGCAGCGCATCGGCATGGAGATCGTCGACATCGTCGAGAGCTTTGCCAAATAA
- a CDS encoding betaine/proline/choline family ABC transporter ATP-binding protein: protein MIEFQHVSKSYGKTQILKDLTYTLKDGEFVVLIGPSGCGKTTSLKMINRLIEPDSGHILIDGKDAASINPVELRRHIGYVIQQIGLFPNMTVAQNICVVPRLLKYDKARCDQIAHELLEMVNLPYEKYGSKYPSELSGGQQQRIGVLRALAASPPIVLMDEPFGALDPMTREVLQDEVKSLQQKLNKTIVFVTHDMGEALKLADTIIFMESGEIVQQASPEEMLEHPASDLVRSFLGKHTSESSAPSKVENYMRTNVFRVKKNRGVLECAEMMARNSVDTLLVTDESGKYLGTVSIGDIRHWGRELTSIEPLIRQTVRTAQMGDDAKESFDYLLDSGANYVVILNEDNTIAGIVTKTSVARSVAQNLWGDSK from the coding sequence ATGATCGAATTTCAACACGTGTCAAAGTCCTACGGGAAGACGCAGATTCTGAAGGATCTGACCTATACCCTGAAAGACGGCGAATTTGTCGTTTTGATCGGCCCCTCCGGCTGTGGAAAAACCACCTCGTTAAAAATGATCAACCGGCTCATCGAGCCTGACAGCGGTCATATCCTCATCGACGGGAAAGACGCCGCCTCTATAAACCCGGTGGAGCTGCGCCGCCACATCGGCTATGTCATCCAGCAGATCGGCCTGTTCCCCAACATGACGGTGGCGCAGAACATCTGTGTGGTGCCCCGGCTGCTGAAGTACGACAAGGCCCGCTGCGACCAGATCGCCCATGAGCTTTTGGAGATGGTAAACCTGCCTTACGAAAAGTATGGCAGCAAGTACCCCAGCGAGCTTTCCGGCGGGCAGCAGCAGCGCATCGGCGTACTGCGGGCCCTGGCCGCCTCCCCTCCCATCGTGCTGATGGATGAGCCATTCGGCGCGCTGGACCCCATGACCCGCGAGGTGCTGCAGGACGAGGTAAAAAGCCTTCAGCAGAAGCTGAACAAGACCATCGTCTTCGTCACCCATGACATGGGCGAGGCGCTGAAGTTGGCGGACACCATCATCTTTATGGAGTCCGGTGAAATCGTGCAGCAGGCCTCTCCCGAGGAGATGCTGGAGCACCCCGCCAGCGACTTGGTGCGCAGCTTCCTGGGCAAGCATACCTCCGAGTCCTCAGCCCCCTCCAAGGTGGAAAACTACATGCGCACCAACGTGTTCCGGGTCAAGAAGAACCGCGGCGTCCTGGAGTGCGCGGAGATGATGGCGCGCAACAGCGTGGATACGCTTCTGGTCACCGACGAGTCCGGCAAGTACCTGGGCACCGTCTCCATCGGAGATATCCGCCACTGGGGCCGGGAGCTGACCAGCATCGAGCCGCTGATCCGCCAGACCGTGCGGACCGCTCAAATGGGCGACGACGCCAAGGAGAGTTTTGATTACCTGCTGGATTCCGGCGCCAACTACGTGGTCATCCTGAACGAGGACAACACCATCGCCGGCATTGTGACCAAGACCAGCGTGGCCCGGTCGGTGGCGCAAAACCTCTGGGGGGACAGCAAATGA
- the serC gene encoding 3-phosphoserine/phosphohydroxythreonine transaminase: protein MKYGRTFNFSAGPAMMPEPVLEEIAGEVLNYRGSGMSVMEMSHRSKVFQTIVDETEADLRKLMGIPDNYKVLFVQGGGTLQFAMVPMNLMKNGVACYVETGSWSKKAIAEAKKYGEVKVVASSADKNFTYVPDCSDLDIPDNADYVYICENETINGTTYTSLPNTKGKILVSDQSSMFLSKPCNVSDYGLIWAGVQKNVGPAGMAVVIVREDLIRDDLADYVPTYMKYKTHADSGSMYNTPNCWAIYCCGKVFKYLMDMGGLEAMNQRNIEKAQVLYDFLDSSKLFKGTVEKQYRSLMNIPFTTGDKEMDADVVAATKAAGYDNLKGHKSVGALRASTYNAMPKEGVEALVGFLSKYEAEHTK, encoded by the coding sequence ATGAAGTACGGTCGCACATTCAATTTCTCCGCAGGTCCCGCCATGATGCCCGAGCCTGTCCTGGAGGAGATCGCCGGCGAGGTGCTGAACTATCGCGGCAGCGGTATGAGCGTGATGGAGATGAGTCACCGCTCCAAGGTGTTCCAGACCATTGTTGACGAGACAGAGGCTGATCTGCGCAAGCTGATGGGCATCCCCGACAACTACAAGGTCCTGTTCGTCCAAGGCGGCGGCACGCTGCAGTTTGCCATGGTTCCCATGAACCTGATGAAAAACGGCGTGGCCTGCTATGTGGAAACCGGCTCCTGGTCCAAGAAGGCCATTGCCGAGGCCAAGAAATACGGTGAGGTGAAGGTCGTCGCCTCCAGCGCGGACAAGAACTTCACCTATGTCCCCGACTGCTCCGATCTGGATATCCCCGACAACGCCGACTATGTCTACATCTGCGAAAACGAGACCATCAACGGCACCACTTATACCTCCCTGCCCAACACCAAGGGCAAGATCCTGGTCTCCGACCAGTCCTCCATGTTCCTGTCCAAGCCCTGCAACGTCTCCGACTACGGCCTGATCTGGGCCGGCGTCCAGAAGAACGTGGGCCCCGCCGGCATGGCCGTGGTCATCGTCCGTGAGGACTTGATCCGCGACGATCTGGCGGACTATGTGCCCACCTACATGAAGTACAAGACCCACGCCGACAGCGGCTCCATGTACAACACCCCCAACTGCTGGGCAATCTACTGCTGCGGCAAGGTGTTCAAGTATCTGATGGACATGGGCGGCCTGGAGGCCATGAATCAGCGCAACATCGAAAAGGCCCAGGTCCTGTACGACTTCCTGGATTCCAGCAAGCTGTTCAAGGGCACTGTGGAGAAGCAGTACCGCTCCCTGATGAACATCCCCTTCACCACCGGCGACAAGGAGATGGACGCCGACGTGGTGGCTGCCACCAAGGCCGCCGGCTACGATAACCTGAAGGGCCACAAGAGTGTGGGCGCACTGCGCGCCTCTACTTATAACGCCATGCCCAAGGAAGGCGTTGAGGCCCTGGTGGGCTTCCTGAGCAAGTACGAGGCGGAGCACACCAAGTAA